From one Thalassoroseus pseudoceratinae genomic stretch:
- a CDS encoding M1 family aminopeptidase yields MSLRLIVLNVLLAGFVQSAWAEEPLRTAADRPVDVLHIRLNLDVDLQAKTVAGSATLEFTPLRPLNTITLDAIDHEVISVTGGMKGGKPRELSHSYDGKQLTIEFPETTERKQLWQVTVQYRVREPEDGLHFFQPTKAEPNVRLSVWSQGEPTANRYWFPCYDNPNEKQTTEMIVTVPKGMEALSNGELLSREDTDTKTKFHWKQAKPHVSYLVTLAVGEYVVTEETWRGKPVTYYVEPGHEADTNSTFGRTREMLDFFSERFGIEYPWEKYAQVVVEQFDFGGMENTSATTLNQSVMHDETALLDSTPDRLIAHELGHQWWGDLLTCQDWSHLWLNEGFATYCEVLWWEHKLGREERDYLLWGKAKSARSGTALKRPVVDRHYPRPFSMFDSRSYPKGGWILHMLRSQLGDEEFFGAIQRYGTVYAYQSVETTDLRQILERMTGYSLERFFYDWTERPGHPLLDVKSAYEADDHLVRIDIKQTQDQDAFQFPLAIELEFEDAKPQRIERRIESKNVSFYLPVPSKPRGIRVDPEYTLLAKITENKPQSWWKRQLLDGPTVPERLRAIEHFAGSKRSGDVELLQTVLENDRFWGVRVEAAKALGKTGGDIARDALIAACDQTEAKVRTAAAKALGEYARDETALTALAKLAQQTDPSDAMTAAVIESLAKVQEKPDIEPLLAALDHDSRQEIIRKAALRGLGRSSEAKAVEVLHEWIHRGHPRAARASAIASLAECLTRFEFSEQKTTKIVDDFTRLLDQSETPTIRRASAEALLKLGRRATSALSAVEALAEHDPNGRVRTAAEKAAEAIRTAESPKAELKRLQTELKELRQQNTGLKDRLIKLEAK; encoded by the coding sequence ATGTCGTTGAGACTGATCGTCTTGAACGTGTTGTTGGCGGGTTTCGTTCAATCAGCATGGGCTGAGGAACCACTCCGGACCGCCGCCGATCGTCCGGTGGACGTGCTCCACATTCGCTTGAATTTGGACGTCGATCTCCAAGCGAAAACGGTGGCCGGGTCAGCGACGTTGGAATTCACTCCGCTGCGTCCGCTCAACACGATCACACTCGACGCCATTGATCACGAAGTAATTTCCGTCACTGGGGGAATGAAGGGCGGGAAGCCTCGCGAACTTTCCCACAGCTACGACGGCAAACAGCTCACGATTGAATTCCCCGAGACCACTGAGCGGAAACAGTTGTGGCAGGTCACGGTTCAATATCGTGTCCGTGAACCGGAAGACGGCTTGCACTTCTTCCAACCGACGAAAGCCGAGCCGAACGTACGGTTATCGGTGTGGAGCCAAGGCGAACCGACTGCGAATCGGTATTGGTTTCCCTGCTACGACAATCCGAACGAGAAGCAAACGACCGAGATGATCGTCACCGTTCCCAAGGGCATGGAGGCACTTTCCAACGGCGAATTGCTCTCCCGCGAAGACACCGATACGAAAACCAAATTCCATTGGAAACAGGCCAAACCGCATGTGTCGTATCTGGTCACGCTTGCGGTGGGGGAGTATGTCGTCACCGAGGAAACATGGCGGGGCAAACCGGTGACCTACTACGTCGAACCCGGTCACGAAGCCGACACCAACAGCACGTTCGGCCGCACGCGGGAAATGCTGGACTTCTTCAGCGAGCGGTTCGGCATCGAATACCCGTGGGAAAAGTATGCTCAAGTTGTGGTCGAGCAATTCGACTTCGGCGGGATGGAAAACACGAGTGCGACAACGCTCAATCAGAGTGTCATGCACGACGAAACCGCACTTCTTGACAGCACACCCGACCGCTTGATCGCTCACGAATTGGGACATCAATGGTGGGGCGATTTGCTGACGTGCCAAGATTGGTCGCATCTCTGGCTGAACGAGGGCTTCGCCACATACTGCGAAGTGTTGTGGTGGGAGCACAAACTCGGTCGGGAGGAACGCGATTATCTTTTGTGGGGAAAAGCGAAGTCCGCACGCAGTGGGACGGCCCTCAAACGCCCGGTGGTCGATCGGCATTACCCGCGACCGTTCTCGATGTTCGATTCCCGGTCGTATCCCAAAGGCGGTTGGATTCTTCATATGCTCCGCAGTCAGCTCGGTGACGAAGAATTCTTCGGGGCCATTCAACGTTACGGTACGGTGTACGCGTATCAGTCCGTGGAAACCACCGATCTTCGGCAAATTCTCGAACGCATGACGGGCTACTCACTCGAGCGTTTTTTCTACGATTGGACCGAACGCCCCGGCCATCCGCTGTTGGACGTCAAATCCGCTTATGAAGCGGACGACCACTTGGTTCGGATCGACATCAAACAAACACAAGACCAAGACGCATTCCAGTTTCCGTTGGCGATTGAGCTGGAATTCGAGGACGCGAAACCGCAGCGAATCGAACGCCGAATTGAATCGAAGAACGTTTCGTTCTATTTGCCGGTTCCATCGAAACCGCGTGGGATTCGGGTCGATCCCGAATACACTCTGCTGGCGAAAATCACGGAGAACAAACCGCAGTCGTGGTGGAAGCGGCAACTTCTCGACGGTCCCACCGTACCGGAACGACTGCGAGCCATCGAGCATTTCGCCGGCAGCAAACGGTCTGGTGATGTCGAACTGTTGCAAACGGTGTTGGAGAACGACCGTTTTTGGGGTGTGCGTGTGGAAGCGGCCAAGGCACTTGGGAAAACCGGCGGTGACATCGCTCGTGATGCGTTGATTGCCGCCTGCGATCAAACCGAAGCCAAAGTGCGAACCGCCGCTGCGAAAGCCTTGGGGGAGTACGCCCGTGACGAAACGGCTCTCACGGCTCTTGCGAAACTCGCCCAGCAGACCGACCCCAGCGACGCGATGACCGCCGCCGTGATTGAGTCGCTCGCCAAAGTCCAGGAGAAGCCGGACATCGAACCGTTGCTCGCCGCGTTGGATCACGATTCCCGGCAAGAGATCATCCGCAAAGCCGCACTTCGGGGGCTGGGGCGTTCGAGCGAGGCAAAAGCAGTGGAGGTGTTGCACGAATGGATTCACCGAGGCCATCCACGTGCCGCCCGAGCCTCGGCGATTGCGTCGCTGGCGGAATGTCTCACGCGGTTCGAGTTTTCCGAGCAGAAGACGACCAAAATCGTCGATGATTTCACACGGTTGCTCGATCAATCCGAGACGCCGACGATTCGCCGCGCTTCTGCGGAAGCTCTGCTCAAACTCGGTCGCCGGGCGACATCGGCGTTGTCCGCGGTCGAGGCGTTAGCCGAGCACGACCCGAACGGCCGCGTCCGCACCGCCGCCGAAAAAGCCGCCGAAGCCATCCGCACCGCCGAGTCCCCCAAAGCGGAACTCAAACGCCTCCAAACCGAACTCAAAGAACTCCGCCAACAAAACACCGGCCTCAAAGACCGCCTCATCAAACTCGAAGCCAAGTAG
- a CDS encoding amidohydrolase family protein, with amino-acid sequence MSRLIFLLLLSLSLRVNADDSPTVFRGATIHTAEDAPIENGVLVVADGKIVAVGTESDVEIPENAETRDVGGKVIIPGLVDTHSHLGVYSRPSVRSNSDGNEMTGPVQSMVRALDSLNPYDPGIRMANAGGVTTANVMPGSGNVIGGQTIYVKLRGYTPEQMLVEPETVLGGLKMANGENPKRSYGRKGQAPGTRMKLAAMQRAEFLKAQDYKRKWDAYRAKAATDVDATPPEVDLGLEPLVEVLEKRRTVHFHTHRADDILTTLRLKKEFGFELVIQHGTESFKVLDAIAEAGVPVSMTVLDSPGGKQEVVDLIEECGAELASRGVKVLINTDDPVTESRFLLRTVATAVRGGLDENLALKSVTLHAAEAMHLDHRLGSLAAGKDADFVILSGPPFSVYTRVLQTFIDGESVFDWNDETQQRYQVGGFHLQDSSQIPSLPKPLPTVKQPIEPAAPPRVAQPKDSDTEFVVLAGRLYSVASGPITNGAVYVKDGKIVFAGPQGDLPDGAKNAPVLTAATVTPGLIDAFSVVPLNGEYNIPADQEANEKSDPNQADVRALDAFNPGEPLLRYLLEQGVTVVHACPGDANVIAGATGVFRTHGTQVESMTLKFPYSMLFNLGDAPKQAYDGKKPQTRMGTAALLRQALNEAVNYQRKLKLADKDSSKKPDRNLKLEALADVVSGKTKALFAADRADDLLTALRLIKEFQLDGELSQATEAYLVADEIKQANVPVFVHPVMQRVGGLETINSHMSNPLFLAEKEIPLALTSGIEYYVPKTRVVRYEAAMAAVYGLGVDRALRAVTLDAAKLLGIDKDYGSLEAGKVADIVLYDGDPFEHATHVTRVVVDGQTVYDRTARQPIPFAHRWQISAPAVPCCNW; translated from the coding sequence ATGTCGCGATTGATTTTTCTGTTGCTGTTGTCTCTTTCGCTCAGAGTCAACGCGGATGATTCGCCGACCGTCTTTCGGGGAGCCACAATCCATACCGCTGAAGACGCGCCGATCGAAAATGGTGTGCTGGTGGTTGCGGATGGCAAAATCGTGGCTGTCGGCACTGAATCGGACGTCGAAATTCCCGAGAATGCCGAGACACGCGACGTTGGTGGAAAGGTCATCATTCCGGGGTTGGTCGATACGCATTCTCACTTGGGCGTGTATTCCCGACCGAGTGTGCGGAGCAACAGCGATGGCAACGAAATGACCGGGCCGGTGCAGTCGATGGTGCGGGCACTCGATTCACTGAACCCGTACGATCCTGGTATCCGCATGGCCAATGCAGGCGGTGTGACGACGGCGAACGTGATGCCGGGCAGTGGAAACGTCATCGGTGGGCAAACGATTTACGTCAAGCTGCGGGGTTACACGCCGGAGCAAATGTTGGTCGAGCCGGAAACGGTTCTTGGCGGACTTAAGATGGCCAACGGCGAGAACCCGAAGCGGTCTTACGGTCGCAAAGGGCAAGCCCCGGGCACGCGAATGAAACTGGCGGCGATGCAACGAGCGGAGTTCCTGAAAGCCCAGGACTACAAACGGAAGTGGGATGCGTACCGGGCTAAGGCCGCGACCGATGTCGACGCCACTCCGCCGGAAGTCGATCTGGGGTTGGAACCGCTTGTCGAAGTCTTAGAAAAACGCCGCACGGTCCACTTCCACACGCACCGGGCAGACGACATTCTCACCACGCTGCGGTTGAAAAAGGAATTCGGGTTCGAACTGGTGATTCAGCACGGCACCGAAAGTTTCAAGGTGCTCGATGCCATCGCCGAGGCAGGGGTGCCGGTTTCGATGACGGTTCTCGATAGCCCTGGCGGAAAGCAGGAAGTGGTTGATCTGATCGAAGAATGTGGGGCGGAGTTGGCGAGTCGCGGGGTGAAAGTGTTGATCAACACCGACGATCCCGTCACGGAGAGTCGGTTTCTTTTGCGAACGGTCGCAACGGCCGTGCGGGGCGGACTCGACGAAAACTTGGCGTTGAAATCCGTCACGCTGCACGCTGCTGAAGCCATGCATTTGGATCACCGACTCGGGTCGCTCGCCGCTGGGAAAGACGCCGATTTCGTGATCCTCAGCGGTCCACCGTTCAGTGTTTACACGCGGGTTTTGCAAACGTTCATTGATGGCGAATCGGTCTTCGATTGGAACGATGAAACGCAACAACGGTATCAAGTCGGTGGATTCCATCTGCAAGATTCGTCGCAAATTCCATCGCTTCCTAAACCGTTGCCGACCGTTAAGCAACCCATTGAACCGGCCGCTCCGCCGCGAGTTGCACAGCCGAAAGACTCGGATACCGAATTCGTCGTGCTTGCAGGCCGGCTGTACTCGGTGGCCTCGGGACCGATCACAAATGGTGCGGTCTACGTGAAAGATGGGAAGATCGTATTCGCGGGTCCGCAGGGTGATCTTCCGGACGGAGCGAAAAATGCACCTGTGTTAACGGCGGCTACGGTGACGCCGGGGCTGATTGATGCGTTCAGCGTGGTCCCGTTGAACGGTGAGTACAACATCCCCGCCGATCAGGAGGCCAACGAAAAGAGCGATCCGAACCAGGCCGATGTGCGGGCGCTCGATGCGTTCAATCCCGGCGAACCGTTGTTGCGGTATCTTTTGGAGCAGGGCGTGACCGTTGTGCATGCGTGTCCGGGGGATGCAAATGTCATCGCGGGAGCGACCGGTGTGTTCCGCACGCATGGAACGCAGGTCGAATCGATGACGCTCAAGTTCCCGTATTCCATGCTGTTCAATCTCGGCGATGCTCCGAAACAAGCTTACGACGGCAAGAAACCGCAGACCCGCATGGGTACCGCGGCGTTGTTGCGACAAGCCCTCAATGAAGCGGTCAACTATCAACGCAAATTGAAGTTAGCCGACAAGGATTCCTCGAAGAAGCCCGATCGGAATTTGAAACTCGAAGCATTGGCCGATGTGGTGTCCGGTAAAACCAAAGCTCTGTTCGCAGCGGACCGAGCCGACGACTTGCTGACCGCGTTGCGATTGATCAAAGAATTCCAATTGGACGGCGAATTGTCTCAAGCCACCGAAGCGTATTTGGTGGCCGACGAGATCAAACAAGCGAACGTGCCGGTGTTTGTGCATCCCGTGATGCAGCGGGTCGGCGGTTTGGAGACGATTAACTCTCACATGAGCAATCCACTGTTCCTGGCGGAGAAAGAGATTCCGCTCGCACTCACGAGTGGCATTGAATACTACGTTCCGAAAACGCGTGTCGTGCGTTACGAAGCCGCGATGGCTGCCGTTTACGGACTTGGCGTGGATCGGGCGTTGCGAGCGGTCACACTCGACGCCGCCAAGTTGCTGGGCATCGACAAAGACTACGGCAGCTTGGAAGCCGGTAAAGTCGCCGACATCGTGCTGTACGATGGCGATCCCTTCGAACACGCTACCCACGTCACCCGTGTGGTCGTCGATGGCCAAACCGTCTACGACCGGACAGCTCGTCAACCGATCCCGTTCGCACATCGTTGGCAGATTTCCGCACCAGCCGTGCCGTGCTGCAATTGGTGA
- a CDS encoding aspartate:alanine exchanger family transporter has protein sequence MTTTDELLTLFLITFSGIALGRISWRGFSLGTSGVIFTGLIAGHLGGHVPAAVGPLGLVVFVYCLGIDAGPRFFRVFFQQGKQLAFVGAVMIVAAMLAAWGFARVAGLPADLAAGILAGALTSTPALGAASEVLPANSDLAVGFGIAYPLGTLAVILFINIAPKIFNENERPADPADSAEHSGILRRLVHVMNPALSGKRLNEITLLERSQCQITRHLADGLLEPIHGEFLLATGQHLLLVGREADVNLLTDYLGDVSPHQGHSLETEEHRRRIVATSKNVVGKSLRELHLRSKYGITISRVYRHDVEFVPDADEVIHFGDALSAIGEPEQLEQFVTFAGHRERSFDETDLISLAFGLMIGTLLGQVRFELAGETISLGLAGGPLFAGLVMGHFGRIGPFVGHFPRAARLLLTETGLALFLAQAGVEAGSQFATVFKQHGVILCLGAISVASAPLIVGMLMTRFIVPLSGLQTLGAICGAMTSTPGLGALTSKIDSKIPATSYATVYPLALILMSLLAPALISLMS, from the coding sequence ATGACAACGACGGACGAATTGCTCACTCTGTTCTTGATCACGTTTTCCGGGATTGCGTTGGGGCGAATCTCGTGGCGAGGCTTCTCCCTGGGGACATCCGGCGTGATTTTCACCGGGCTGATCGCGGGACATCTGGGTGGGCACGTTCCGGCAGCTGTGGGACCGCTGGGATTAGTGGTCTTCGTTTATTGCCTGGGGATCGATGCCGGGCCGCGGTTCTTCCGCGTCTTCTTCCAACAGGGCAAACAGTTGGCGTTTGTTGGAGCCGTCATGATTGTCGCGGCGATGTTGGCGGCTTGGGGATTCGCTCGCGTCGCTGGTTTGCCGGCAGATTTGGCAGCGGGCATTTTGGCCGGCGCGTTGACCAGCACGCCCGCTCTCGGAGCCGCCAGCGAAGTGTTGCCGGCCAATTCGGATTTGGCGGTGGGGTTCGGCATCGCCTATCCGTTAGGCACGCTTGCCGTGATTTTGTTTATCAATATTGCTCCCAAAATCTTCAACGAAAATGAACGTCCGGCGGACCCCGCCGATTCAGCGGAACATTCGGGCATTCTCCGTCGACTCGTTCATGTCATGAATCCGGCTTTGAGCGGAAAACGCCTCAATGAAATTACTCTCTTGGAACGGAGTCAGTGTCAGATTACGCGTCATTTGGCCGATGGTCTGCTGGAACCAATCCACGGCGAATTTCTGTTGGCCACCGGGCAACATTTGCTCCTCGTGGGACGCGAAGCCGATGTGAATCTTCTGACCGACTACTTGGGCGATGTCAGTCCGCACCAAGGACACTCGCTCGAAACCGAAGAACATCGTCGGAGAATCGTCGCGACCTCGAAAAATGTGGTTGGCAAATCTCTTCGCGAGCTTCATCTGCGTTCGAAATACGGGATCACAATTTCGCGTGTCTATCGTCACGATGTGGAATTCGTGCCGGATGCGGACGAGGTCATCCATTTCGGGGACGCTTTGAGTGCCATCGGCGAGCCAGAGCAGTTGGAACAATTTGTCACGTTCGCTGGCCACCGGGAACGCTCGTTTGACGAAACGGATCTCATCTCACTCGCATTCGGTTTGATGATCGGAACGCTGTTGGGCCAAGTCCGGTTTGAATTAGCGGGGGAAACCATTTCGCTGGGGCTCGCGGGGGGACCGTTGTTCGCGGGCTTGGTGATGGGGCATTTCGGCCGCATTGGTCCGTTCGTCGGGCACTTTCCTCGTGCGGCTCGTTTGTTGCTGACCGAAACCGGATTGGCGTTGTTCTTGGCACAAGCGGGTGTCGAAGCCGGTAGCCAATTCGCCACGGTATTCAAACAACACGGGGTGATTCTCTGCCTGGGAGCAATTTCGGTCGCGTCCGCCCCGTTGATTGTGGGGATGCTCATGACACGCTTCATCGTCCCGCTGAGTGGTCTCCAAACCTTGGGTGCCATTTGTGGTGCGATGACATCCACACCTGGATTGGGTGCGTTGACCTCTAAGATCGATTCCAAAATCCCGGCCACGAGCTACGCCACCGTGTACCCGTTGGCCCTGATTCTGATGAGCCTTCTCGCTCCTGCGTTGATCTCGCTGATGTCCTGA
- a CDS encoding class I SAM-dependent methyltransferase — MKSLLRRFGKSSDSGLATAVEEKLDKSAQDLATALAAETPAETKPEPEPEPVEEEFQFDGHEEGRVAIHQVDPLSDDELQRLNKLLPWSAWTVDSHGRRFGNRHNKKKRIIPAEMPDHRIVSLAERVDLTDSTVVEVGCFEGLHTVALCERAKHVVAVDSRIEHCVKTMVRCWAFNQKNVQVELHDLEEGLPTRFSAECDVLHHVGVLYHLSDPVGHLREYLSQTKKMVMLDTHVAPEDKELDEYEGYRYFRYREHGRDAPFAGMLDHAKWLHLEDLQRLLKECGFTNVDVAEHRDERNGPRVLIYAGRP; from the coding sequence ATGAAGAGTTTGCTTCGTCGCTTTGGAAAAAGCTCGGATTCAGGGTTAGCGACCGCAGTCGAGGAGAAGTTGGACAAATCCGCTCAGGATTTGGCGACGGCATTGGCTGCGGAAACACCAGCCGAGACCAAGCCGGAACCCGAACCGGAACCAGTCGAAGAAGAATTTCAGTTCGACGGCCATGAAGAAGGACGCGTGGCGATTCATCAAGTCGACCCGCTCTCCGATGACGAACTTCAACGCCTCAACAAGTTGTTGCCTTGGAGTGCCTGGACAGTCGACTCGCACGGGCGACGGTTCGGCAATCGGCACAATAAAAAGAAACGCATCATTCCGGCGGAAATGCCGGATCATCGTATCGTCAGTCTGGCGGAACGCGTTGATCTCACCGACTCAACCGTTGTTGAAGTCGGTTGTTTCGAAGGTCTGCACACCGTTGCTCTTTGTGAGCGAGCCAAGCACGTCGTGGCTGTCGATTCGCGAATCGAACACTGCGTGAAAACAATGGTCCGCTGCTGGGCGTTCAACCAAAAGAACGTTCAAGTCGAACTCCACGACTTGGAAGAGGGTTTGCCGACGCGGTTCTCTGCCGAATGCGATGTGCTGCATCATGTCGGTGTGCTCTATCACTTGAGTGATCCGGTCGGGCACTTGCGGGAGTATCTCTCGCAGACCAAGAAGATGGTCATGCTCGATACCCACGTCGCCCCGGAAGACAAAGAACTCGACGAATACGAAGGCTATCGCTACTTCCGTTACCGCGAACACGGCCGCGATGCCCCGTTCGCCGGTATGCTCGATCACGCCAAGTGGTTGCACCTGGAAGATTTACAGCGATTGCTCAAAGAGTGTGGCTTCACGAATGTTGATGTCGCCGAACACCGCGACGAACGCAACGGCCCCCGCGTCTTGATCTATGCGGGACGCCCGTAA
- the xerC gene encoding tyrosine recombinase XerC: MDEAIDLFARYLRIERNSSALTVKSYTDDLRSLCEFFEEYQGQLYPPAEVTTQLLRTYVTFLHECQYARSTVARRLACLRSFFAFCVREGLCDTNPAKALRTPRAGRKLPHFLTTEQVGQLLDAPSANTPDGLRDRAILETTYSAGLRVSELVSLNVSNWDRDADVLRVLGKGRKERVAPIGSYAARALDRYLEVREPAASLPPAEQDALFLNRFGKRLSDRSVRRMLDKYLLQTGLNQLTSPHTLRHSFATHLLDGGADLRSVQELLGHKSLTTTQIYTHVSTRRLRETYELAHPHAAGNRRAAS; the protein is encoded by the coding sequence ATGGATGAAGCGATCGACCTGTTCGCGCGGTACTTGCGAATCGAGCGGAATTCCTCCGCGTTGACGGTCAAATCGTACACGGATGACCTGCGGAGCCTGTGCGAGTTCTTCGAGGAATACCAAGGCCAACTCTATCCCCCAGCGGAAGTCACGACGCAATTGCTGCGGACCTACGTGACGTTTCTGCACGAGTGTCAATATGCACGGAGCACGGTGGCTCGACGATTGGCATGTCTGCGGAGTTTCTTTGCGTTCTGCGTCCGTGAAGGGCTGTGCGATACAAACCCCGCCAAAGCGTTGCGAACGCCGCGAGCCGGTCGGAAACTGCCTCACTTTCTGACGACCGAACAAGTCGGGCAGCTGTTAGATGCCCCATCGGCCAACACGCCCGATGGTCTTCGCGACCGGGCGATTCTGGAAACGACCTATTCCGCCGGTTTGCGTGTGAGCGAGTTGGTCTCGCTCAATGTTTCCAACTGGGACCGCGATGCCGACGTGCTGCGAGTCCTCGGGAAAGGTCGCAAAGAGCGTGTTGCACCGATCGGAAGTTACGCGGCTCGGGCGTTGGATCGGTATTTGGAAGTCCGCGAACCGGCAGCGAGTTTGCCGCCGGCGGAGCAAGATGCGTTGTTCCTCAACCGCTTCGGCAAACGACTCTCCGACCGAAGCGTGCGACGCATGCTCGACAAGTATCTGCTGCAAACCGGTCTGAACCAACTGACCTCGCCGCACACGCTGCGTCACAGTTTTGCCACGCACTTGCTCGATGGCGGAGCGGACTTACGCAGCGTTCAAGAACTTCTCGGGCACAAAAGCCTGACAACCACGCAAATTTACACCCACGTCAGCACGCGACGTCTGCGGGAAACCTACGAACTCGCCCACCCACATGCGGCGGGGAATCGACGCGCTGCGTCTTGA
- a CDS encoding UDP-glucuronic acid decarboxylase family protein, whose amino-acid sequence MSAILVTGGAGFLGSHLCDRLIERGDDVICVDNFFTGRKQNIQHLIGHPQFELVRHDIVHPLYLECDQIYNLACPASPVAYQYNAIKTIKTSTVGMVNVLGLAKRCRARILHASTSEVYGDPEVHPQTEDYWGHVNPLGPRSCYDEGKRVAESLCMNYHLAHDLEVRLIRIFNTYGPRMDPNDGRVISNFITQALRGEPLTIYGDGSQTRSFCYVDDLIAGMMKLMDNDEHTGPFNIGNPVENSMLELAEKVLAETQSKSELKNLELPADDPKQRCPNIEKARTLLGWEPKVPLETGLKSTVAYYREQLGV is encoded by the coding sequence ATGAGTGCGATTCTCGTCACCGGTGGTGCCGGTTTTTTGGGAAGTCATCTTTGCGATCGGCTGATCGAACGCGGCGACGACGTGATCTGCGTCGATAACTTCTTCACGGGACGCAAACAAAACATCCAACACCTGATCGGTCATCCGCAATTCGAGCTGGTTCGGCACGACATTGTGCACCCGCTGTATTTGGAATGCGATCAGATTTACAACCTGGCGTGTCCCGCGTCGCCGGTGGCGTATCAGTACAATGCGATCAAGACGATCAAAACCAGCACCGTCGGCATGGTGAACGTCTTAGGTTTGGCGAAACGGTGTCGAGCGCGAATCTTGCACGCCTCCACCAGTGAAGTTTACGGCGACCCGGAAGTTCATCCGCAAACCGAAGATTATTGGGGCCACGTCAATCCGCTGGGGCCGCGAAGTTGTTACGACGAGGGCAAGCGTGTCGCCGAGAGTTTGTGCATGAACTACCATCTCGCGCACGACCTGGAAGTTCGCCTCATTCGTATCTTCAACACCTACGGTCCGCGGATGGACCCGAACGACGGCCGTGTGATTTCCAATTTCATCACGCAAGCCCTGCGGGGCGAACCGCTCACGATTTACGGTGACGGCAGCCAAACGCGATCGTTCTGTTACGTGGATGATCTCATCGCGGGCATGATGAAGCTGATGGACAACGACGAACACACCGGGCCATTTAACATCGGCAACCCAGTCGAGAATTCGATGTTGGAACTCGCCGAGAAAGTGTTGGCGGAAACACAGTCGAAGAGCGAGCTGAAGAATCTCGAACTCCCCGCCGACGACCCGAAACAACGCTGTCCGAATATCGAAAAAGCCCGCACGCTCTTGGGATGGGAACCAAAAGTTCCGCTCGAAACGGGACTGAAGAGCACGGTTGCATACTATCGGGAACAGCTCGGCGTGTGA